The Dethiosulfovibrio peptidovorans genome includes the window ACACGTTCTGACTCTTTTTGGGGCCACCACGCTGGTTCCCCTGATTTTTGGTCCCGCCCTGAGGATGTCACCCGTGCAGATCGGTTTTTTCATCAGTGCGGTATATTTGGCCATGGGACTGGCGACTCTCATCCAGACAAGTACGTTAGGATCGGGGCTGCCCATCGTTCAGGGGTCCAGCTTCAGTTTTATTCCTCCTATCATGACTATTATAGGCGCATATGGGGCTCAGGGGGCCGATGTCTGTCTTCAGTATGTCGGAGGCGCTTTGATTCTGGGAGGGGTTATGATGGCTGCCATGGGATATGCCGGATTGGTCGGAAAGGTTCGGAGGTTCATCACTCCGGTCACGGTCGGCCCGACGATCATGGCTATCGGTTTTTCATTGGCCCCGGTTGCTGTGGAGATGAACGCTGCCCATTATTGGCCGGTCTCCTTGGCTGTCGTGATCCTGATCTTTCTTTTCAGCCTTGGGATGAAAAATCGCTACATCAACATCTTTTCAATTCTCTCCAGCGTTGTGCTCGTCTACCTTCTGTGCCTTGTACTCAGCGTTTCAGGTATCTTCGAGACTGGACATCCGGCATTTATCGATTTTTCAAGCGTCAAAGAGGCCCGGTGGTTTCAGTTTACTGGTCTCATGCCCTGGGGGTCCCCGAAGTTCAGCATCATAGCTTTCGGCGCTATTTTGGCCGGATTTTTCGCCGTATTCATCGAAAGTCTGGGTGACTATTACAACGTGAGCCACGCATGTGGCCTCGACGATCCCACTGAGGAAACCCTGAACAAGGGCATAGGAGCCGAGGGTATCGGATGCGCTGTCGGTGGTTTTTGCGGAGCTGTTGCCTGCACATCCTACACTGAGAATATCGGACTTATCGGTCTGACCGGCGTGGCGTCCCGGTGGGTTGTTCGTGTCGGCGCGATCATCCTCATCATCATGAGCTGCATCGGCAAGTTGGGAGCTCTTGTGGCGACGATCCCTACGCCCATCATCGGAGGTTGCTACATCGCTCTTTTCGGCATCATCGGGGCTCTGGGAATCCAGGCCTTGAGCCGTGCCGATATGGGCTCTCAACGAAACGTCATGATCGTGGGTTTTGCCTTTCTCATGGCTCTGGGGCTTCCGGGGTGGGTTGAGGGCCAGAAGGAGATGTTCTTCTCTCTGGGGATAGCCGGCCAGGTTCTCTGGGCTGTGGGAAAGACTGCCATGGCGGTTGCGGGAATATCGGCGGGAATCCTGGACAACCTCATACCGGGCACCGACCACGAACGGGGGATCCACAGAAAAAAAGAAACTCGTTGACGCCTGTCTGAAACCATGGTATGATTCCCCTCGTATTGAGATTAGGAATCAATCCTTTTAGTTAGGTGTCTAATACTTATGTAGAGAAACGGAGGAGTTTGACAATGGCATTGAGCAAAAAAATGGAAGAGGCTATGAACGATCAGATCAACGCCGAATTTTTCTCGGCGTATCTCTATCAGTCCATGTCGTCCTGGCTTGATTCTGTGGATCTGCCCGGCATGGCCAAGTGGATGAGTGTTCAGGCAAAAGAGGAAATGGAACATGGCATGCTCTTTTACAATCACGTTCTGGAGCGTGGCGGTCGGGTTATCCTCAAGGCGATAGAGGCTCCTAAAGCTGAGTGGGAGTCGCCCCTTGACGCTTTTACTGAGGCCCTGGAGCACGAGAGATATATCTCTCGACGGATTGACGATCTTACGAACCTCGCCATGGAAGAGAAGGACCACGCCAGTCGGATCATGCTCAACGACCTGGTGACCGAGCAGGTTGAGGAAGAAGATAACGCTGTTCGTAACGTAGCAAAACTCAAGATGCTTAAGGGGAGTGCACGTGCCCTGTACATGCTGGACAGAGAATTAGGGAATCGGGAATAGAACAGAGATAGGCAGACACGACCGAGGTGGAAGCCAACCTCCCGCCTCAACCCAACCACACATTCGCCCCGACGCCGATCCTTTGCTCGCGCGTCGGGGCGGATGCGTCTCTTTTTAGGGCTCTCTCTGTCTGTGCCCCCTGTGCGTGAGTCGATCCCGTCATTCTCCGATGAGGAGCTGAACGGAACGTTCGTCGGCAATAGAATAAAATGAAGGCGAGGAAATCTGAAAAGTCTCTTTGGGAAAAAACATTCAATGCTATAATTCACGAATAGTATGCATAATCAAGACAGCACACATGATCGAGGAGGCACTTGCCTGTGAAGGGTGTCACGCGTTTACGAAGATCGTCTTCTGCGAGGCGACAGGCCCTGTGAACGACCGTCCTGTGGGGCCGGAGATTTATGGGGGCTGTCACCGCCCTGCTGCTGTTCGTTCTTCCCGCTCTTGGAGCCGAAGAGATCTCCAGCTTCAGCCGCAGGATAGTGGTGGGAGCCGACGGCGCATCGGCCTCGTTCCTCACGACGGCTCCTCTGGGCTGTAAGGAAGGGCTCACCGTGGCGGTCTCATGGGAAGAACAAGGGGAGCATCATCCCCCTCTTCTATCCCCCTGACGATCTCTCGCCCGCGGTGGTTCGGGAGGCCATGAAGGGATTTGACGGTCGCTCCTTTATCAACTCGTACGTCAGACCAGGAAGTCACATAAAGGCCCCCTCACCCCCGAAGAGAACAGCTTGTACTACAAGCTGTTCTCTTCGGAATCTTTCTGTCGATTATTCTTTCTTTTATCGTGAATGGCATCAGTAAATGTCGAAAATTTTTTTGCTGTGTTGAAAAACTCGTTTTATCTTCATGACGGCCCTGCCTGTTTTCTGTAGCTTTTCCATTTGGTGGGGGCGAAGGCACATACGGAAATGGAGAGAAAATACGCTCTTTTGGGCCATCGTTATCTCGCCAATCGTCGTCTTTGTCCTTCTTCTTGAAGTGCTTGTCATGGCTGGATTTATCTACAAGGCCTCAATCGTCATCTCGCCTGTCTGCGCTCTGTGCCTGATCGTCATGGCCCTTTTGATGGTCATATTTTATTCCTTGCTGAGACACCTCAGGCCTGAGTAGCGGAAGCTCGTGGACAGGATCAAGGGCTTTGCCATGTACCTGCGAACCACCGAGGACGATCGGTTGAAGACCCTGAACCCACCCGAGAGGATCCCCAAACTCTTCGAGCTCTACCTCCCCATACGCCCTGGCTCTCGGTCTCGAAGGGGCGTGAGGTAAGGCCTTCGAGACGGTCCTTACTCGGGCCGCTGCTGTCGGTGAGGAAGGGTACAGTCCCTCCTGATATGTGGGAGCTAACCCGATTCACATAGCTGCGGCAGGCTCCATGGGATAGTTTACCTCGTCTTTGGGTGAATCCTTTGCTGGGTCAATTGCCTCGTCTGCCGTGTCTCTGTCGGCGGAATTCTCCTCAGCTTTCTCCGATGGAGGCAGAGGAGAGTGTCCCGGCGGAGGTGGTAGAGGCGGTGGCGGTTGGTGATCTCCAAGCCGTGAGACGGTCATGTCAGCTTCCACGAAACGTGCACAGTCCCTGCCTCCAATGGAGATCAGGACAGGCGTCTGGCACAGCATAACAG containing:
- a CDS encoding xanthine permease, whose amino-acid sequence is MTHLTYGVEDRPRFPVLILAGAQHVLTLFGATTLVPLIFGPALRMSPVQIGFFISAVYLAMGLATLIQTSTLGSGLPIVQGSSFSFIPPIMTIIGAYGAQGADVCLQYVGGALILGGVMMAAMGYAGLVGKVRRFITPVTVGPTIMAIGFSLAPVAVEMNAAHYWPVSLAVVILIFLFSLGMKNRYINIFSILSSVVLVYLLCLVLSVSGIFETGHPAFIDFSSVKEARWFQFTGLMPWGSPKFSIIAFGAILAGFFAVFIESLGDYYNVSHACGLDDPTEETLNKGIGAEGIGCAVGGFCGAVACTSYTENIGLIGLTGVASRWVVRVGAIILIIMSCIGKLGALVATIPTPIIGGCYIALFGIIGALGIQALSRADMGSQRNVMIVGFAFLMALGLPGWVEGQKEMFFSLGIAGQVLWAVGKTAMAVAGISAGILDNLIPGTDHERGIHRKKETR
- a CDS encoding ferritin → MALSKKMEEAMNDQINAEFFSAYLYQSMSSWLDSVDLPGMAKWMSVQAKEEMEHGMLFYNHVLERGGRVILKAIEAPKAEWESPLDAFTEALEHERYISRRIDDLTNLAMEEKDHASRIMLNDLVTEQVEEEDNAVRNVAKLKMLKGSARALYMLDRELGNRE